A genomic window from Silene latifolia isolate original U9 population chromosome Y, ASM4854445v1, whole genome shotgun sequence includes:
- the LOC141627501 gene encoding uncharacterized protein LOC141627501 → MDNIETLNHLFRDCDIVARIWSSSNLGIRTCNDSHMPVGEWIINWINYLLEADNGEFLVISLIVTIWCIWCTRNNLVFRGDLFSPEAFYNLQSKTIAEAIAAYEATQGMRNEVREKLENSFPVYLIGTGRRCNTIRVKVDAGWHTSLVSAAGWVAYDHEGSIIFEGGRSFWSESALQTEAKGIREALRWASVNGIFHLDVFSDCLQILLQITGVENGHHLTQGILLDIEASLPFFHCISFSFISKNLNSVAHRLAK, encoded by the exons atggataatattgaGACTTTGAATCATCTATTCCGAGATTGCGATATTGTAGCTAGGATCTGGTCTTCCTCTAATTTGGGAATTCGAACTTGCAACGATTCCCATATGCCTGTTGGAGAATGGATTATCAATTGGATTAATTACCTTTTGGAAGCTGATAACGGGGAGTTTTTGGTTATTAGCCTGATTGTTACCATCTGGTGCATATGGTGTACCCGTAATAATCTCGTTTTTAGAGGGGATTTATTCTCACCCGAGGCTTTCTACAATTTACAATCTAAGACGATTGCTGAGGCAATTGCTGCTTATGAGGCTACCCAAGGGATG CGTAATGAAGTTCGGGAAAAACTGGAAAATAGTTTCCCGGTTTATCTGATAGGCACGGGCAGAAGGTGTAATACTATTAGGGTCAAAGTGGATGCTGGATGGCATACGTCATTAGTGTCTGCTGCTGGCTGGGTGGCGTACGACCATGAAGGTTCTATCATATTTGAAGGCGGTAGGAGTTTTTGGTCTGAATCTGCTTTACAAACTGAGGCAAAGGGTATCCGAGAAGCATTAAGATGGGCTAGCGTTAATGGGATTTTTCATTTGGATGTGTTTTCTGATTGCCTACAGATCTTGCTACAGATCACAGGAGTGGAGAACGGACACCATTTGACACAAGGAATCCTACTTGATATTGAAGCTAGTTTACCTTTCTTTCATTGTATTAGTTTTAGTTTTATTTCTAAAAACCTGAATTCTGTGGCTCATCGACTAGCGAAATGA